Proteins found in one Sporosarcina jeotgali genomic segment:
- a CDS encoding virulence factor, protein MNIVTIEPTPSPNSMKIVLDTELPMLETHNYKKEDAATAPEPVAQLLQITGIKGIYHVMNFMAVERVGNVQWETILAEVRKVFNKETSEQTEEVSEAAEHFGEVYVHVQTYKDIPLQVKVFDSESEQRFGLSERFVSAMEKVHSAEVENYILLRKWADYGIRYGSKEEIGETVVKEVEAAYPEERLAAIVNNSHEGNTQSGQERFKVSLAEFETQEWETRFRLLDQMADPAIQDLPLLDRALTDEKMSIRRLAAVYLGMIESVDVVPYIEKALHDKSWAVRRTAGDCMSDLGFAEFESAAMELLKDKNKLVRWRAAMFLYETGTEKSLPALREAVEDPEFEVKLQIKMAIERIEEGEDAKGSIWKQMTELRSTTN, encoded by the coding sequence ATGAATATAGTAACAATTGAACCAACACCAAGTCCGAACTCGATGAAAATTGTGCTGGATACGGAACTGCCAATGCTGGAAACGCACAATTATAAAAAAGAAGATGCAGCGACTGCGCCTGAGCCAGTCGCTCAATTGCTTCAAATAACAGGAATCAAAGGAATTTATCATGTCATGAATTTCATGGCGGTTGAACGTGTTGGAAATGTTCAGTGGGAAACGATTCTGGCGGAAGTTCGAAAAGTTTTTAACAAGGAAACTTCAGAGCAGACTGAAGAAGTTTCCGAAGCAGCTGAGCACTTTGGCGAAGTCTATGTGCACGTTCAGACGTATAAAGATATCCCGCTCCAAGTTAAAGTGTTCGACAGTGAGAGTGAACAGCGATTCGGCTTAAGTGAGCGGTTTGTATCAGCTATGGAAAAAGTTCATAGCGCAGAAGTCGAGAATTATATTCTCTTGCGCAAGTGGGCTGATTACGGTATTCGATATGGCAGTAAAGAAGAAATAGGAGAGACCGTCGTTAAAGAAGTGGAGGCTGCATACCCTGAAGAACGTTTGGCTGCAATTGTGAACAACTCACATGAAGGCAATACTCAAAGCGGCCAAGAACGGTTCAAGGTTTCATTAGCTGAATTTGAAACGCAGGAATGGGAAACACGATTCCGGTTACTAGACCAAATGGCAGACCCTGCAATTCAAGATTTGCCGTTGCTCGACCGTGCATTAACTGATGAAAAAATGTCGATCCGACGACTTGCAGCTGTATATTTAGGGATGATTGAGTCAGTTGACGTAGTTCCATATATTGAGAAGGCTTTGCATGATAAAAGCTGGGCTGTGCGAAGGACGGCAGGGGATTGCATGAGCGATCTAGGATTCGCTGAATTCGAATCAGCCGCAATGGAGCTGTTGAAAGACAAAAACAAACTAGTCCGCTGGCGTGCCGCAATGTTCTTATATGAAACAGGAACAGAAAAATCGTTACCTGCACTGCGTGAAGCTGTTGAGGACCCAGAGTTTGAAGTGAAATTACAAATCAAGATGGCAATTGAGCGTATTGAAGAAGGTGAAGATGCAAAAGGTTCCATTTGGAAGCAAATGACTGAATTGAGAAGCACAACAAATTGA
- a CDS encoding DUF1646 family protein — protein MILILLILLVAVLFGPFVLPFAERQLEFYLFTLGILSVFTAGIWSASIVHTVLTDPIAITCAVFVAGMLFRIFERPFSQLIRFTERLLPSRIFVALIVIGIGLVSSFITAIIAAILLVSIVSLLHYDRQTQIRLVIVSCYAIGLGAVLTPLGEPLSTIATSRLNESFFYLFSLLGSDVITAIASLGVFAGIVIPPPNRKRTIDKKVKRESWSAIVVRSIKVYVFVMALTLLGAGFEPLLSPFLEGKSPAVLYWINMISAVLDNATLASIELSPAMDEPTIRAILMGLLISGGMLIPGNIPNIIAAGKLSITSKEWARFGFPFGLLAMLVYFFVVVY, from the coding sequence ATGATATTGATTTTGCTCATTCTGCTTGTTGCTGTTCTATTTGGACCTTTTGTATTGCCATTTGCAGAACGTCAGTTGGAATTCTACCTGTTTACATTAGGAATTCTCTCCGTATTCACAGCAGGCATATGGAGTGCGTCAATTGTTCATACGGTACTTACCGATCCTATCGCAATCACATGCGCTGTATTCGTCGCAGGAATGCTATTCCGTATCTTCGAGCGGCCATTCAGCCAGTTAATACGCTTTACGGAGCGTCTACTTCCCTCCCGTATTTTTGTCGCACTCATCGTGATCGGGATTGGGTTAGTCTCAAGTTTCATAACAGCAATCATTGCAGCAATTCTTCTGGTCTCAATCGTCAGCTTGCTCCATTATGACAGACAAACTCAAATACGCCTGGTCATTGTCTCATGTTACGCCATCGGGTTAGGTGCCGTGCTGACACCACTAGGCGAACCTTTGTCGACCATCGCAACCAGCAGACTGAACGAATCCTTCTTTTACTTATTTTCATTGTTAGGAAGCGACGTTATCACCGCTATCGCTTCATTAGGAGTTTTTGCGGGAATCGTCATTCCTCCGCCAAATAGGAAGCGCACTATCGATAAGAAAGTAAAACGTGAATCGTGGAGCGCAATTGTTGTGAGAAGTATTAAAGTATACGTATTTGTGATGGCACTGACTCTGTTAGGAGCCGGATTCGAACCACTGCTGAGTCCTTTTTTGGAAGGGAAAAGCCCTGCGGTCCTTTATTGGATCAATATGATCTCTGCTGTTCTGGATAATGCCACATTAGCTTCAATTGAGCTCAGCCCCGCTATGGATGAACCCACGATACGGGCCATTCTAATGGGCTTGCTTATAAGCGGAGGCATGTTGATTCCCGGTAATATCCCAAACATCATTGCAGCTGGAAAGTTATCAATCACCAGTAAGGAATGGGCACGCTTCGGCTTCCCGTTCGGACTGTTAGCGATGCTCGTTTACTTTTTTGTCGTTGTGTACTGA
- a CDS encoding YpjP family protein has product MKKWLQQLMIISVAFVTFGVISPNHEIWSTLHDKEDVKEAEHPQHTTQYAVHFDDPYFTGITTSEDILTEEELVNGARTLAFTKFGSKIGPVIEDEFDEVIFPQIEQVIREKIGEHVQMNRKLAISEHPSGGTSEKIFNIKDVDADKNLLLFHVRTEKRPQDGYFFNFHYHLPEDDYQAHHTLGDVYWSKNTPPKWLS; this is encoded by the coding sequence ATGAAAAAATGGTTACAGCAACTGATGATCATATCAGTCGCTTTTGTGACATTCGGAGTCATTTCTCCGAATCACGAAATCTGGTCGACTCTACATGACAAAGAAGATGTAAAAGAAGCTGAACATCCACAGCATACAACACAGTATGCCGTTCATTTCGATGACCCGTATTTTACTGGAATTACTACTTCTGAAGACATACTTACTGAAGAAGAACTTGTAAATGGTGCCCGCACGCTCGCATTCACAAAGTTCGGCTCAAAAATCGGTCCTGTTATTGAAGATGAGTTTGACGAAGTGATTTTTCCCCAAATCGAACAAGTCATTCGTGAAAAGATTGGTGAACACGTGCAAATGAATCGGAAATTGGCCATTTCAGAACATCCATCTGGCGGAACTTCTGAAAAGATATTTAATATTAAAGATGTCGATGCAGATAAAAATTTGCTTCTCTTTCATGTCAGAACAGAGAAACGGCCGCAAGATGGATACTTCTTTAACTTCCATTACCATCTTCCGGAAGACGATTACCAAGCGCATCATACGCTGGGCGACGTCTACTGGTCCAAAAACACACCACCGAAGTGGCTGTCCTGA
- a CDS encoding dihydrofolate reductase, producing the protein MISLLAAHDENRVIGVDNKMPWHIPEELKYFKEKTMGKGIIMGRKTFESIGKPLPGRLNIILTRDKNYQAEGVVIVHSLEEAIARAESYAEEVMIIGGAQIFEMAMPYADRLYTTIIRRTYEGDTFFPPYSMGWKLISESKDHRTEDGLAYAYHIYERETAA; encoded by the coding sequence ATGATTTCATTATTGGCAGCGCACGATGAAAACCGAGTCATCGGAGTCGACAATAAAATGCCCTGGCATATCCCCGAGGAACTAAAGTATTTTAAAGAAAAGACGATGGGTAAAGGCATCATCATGGGCAGAAAAACATTTGAATCCATTGGCAAACCGTTGCCGGGACGTCTTAATATTATTTTGACTCGCGACAAGAACTACCAAGCTGAAGGCGTCGTCATTGTTCATTCGTTAGAAGAAGCCATTGCACGTGCTGAAAGCTATGCAGAAGAAGTTATGATAATTGGCGGAGCTCAAATTTTTGAAATGGCCATGCCTTATGCTGATCGTCTTTACACGACAATCATTCGCCGTACCTATGAAGGTGACACATTCTTCCCTCCATACAGTATGGGATGGAAACTGATCTCAGAATCTAAAGACCACCGCACAGAAGACGGTCTCGCTTATGCCTATCACATTTACGAACGCGAAACAGCAGCATAA
- a CDS encoding class I SAM-dependent methyltransferase, which yields MNRVLITTAGRPDEVTEARAHAAHQALGYSIIPRSKRSVNKIMETYSSDLLVAGKERYELFRQEMSEPFFFHPDTAAFRLKRLMKGESDPLIDACQLEPGSSFLDCTLGLATDSIVASFAAGTEGKVKGIEADPDVAFITATGLSQFEPKFQELQDAMRRISVIQDSACSFLSGLPEQSWDIVYLDPMFSQTISESTSFAPLRQAGVHGSLTEEWVAEAKRVARKRVVVKAHFSDPVFGEFNFTQLIRPNTKFHFGFIEK from the coding sequence ATGAATCGCGTCCTCATTACAACTGCTGGCCGACCGGATGAGGTAACCGAAGCTCGTGCACATGCTGCACACCAGGCACTCGGATACTCAATAATTCCACGCAGCAAACGTTCTGTGAATAAAATTATGGAAACCTATTCCAGCGATCTCCTTGTAGCGGGAAAAGAACGCTATGAATTATTCAGACAGGAAATGAGTGAGCCCTTTTTCTTTCATCCGGATACTGCCGCTTTCCGTCTCAAGCGATTGATGAAAGGGGAATCGGATCCACTCATTGACGCTTGTCAATTGGAACCGGGCAGCTCATTTTTGGACTGCACACTTGGTTTAGCGACAGATAGTATTGTCGCTTCTTTTGCAGCAGGGACTGAAGGCAAGGTAAAAGGAATTGAGGCTGATCCCGATGTTGCCTTCATTACCGCAACAGGATTGTCACAATTTGAACCTAAGTTTCAAGAACTGCAAGATGCGATGCGCAGAATTTCTGTCATCCAGGACTCAGCTTGCTCTTTTTTATCGGGGTTGCCTGAACAGTCGTGGGATATTGTATACTTGGATCCGATGTTTTCTCAAACGATATCTGAGTCAACTAGCTTTGCTCCGCTTCGGCAGGCAGGGGTTCATGGGAGTTTGACAGAAGAGTGGGTGGCGGAGGCGAAACGGGTAGCCAGAAAACGAGTTGTAGTAAAAGCCCATTTTAGCGATCCGGTCTTCGGAGAATTCAACTTTACGCAGCTAATAAGACCCAATACCAAGTTCCATTTTGGGTTTATAGAAAAATAA
- a CDS encoding ABC-F family ATP-binding cassette domain-containing protein, translating into MSQMIIENLTKTVGEKTLFRAIDFTITSGEKTGLLGINGTGKSTLLSIIAGTEDADTISKDHPNNYRIAYLPQDPIIDPSLTVMEAVFQSDASVIRLNLNYEHALQALTENPDSEENQARFATYQTQMDEQNAWDINTQARMILSKLGIETYDKKMGELSGGQRKRVMLAKTLIEPADLLLLDEPTNHLDVASITWLQDFVKNLSGAVLFVTHDRYFLDAISTSIFELADQTLYAHKGNYGDYIEAKALREEMNAATEDKLKNRYRSELKWIRRGAKARSTKQKARIGRFEELEQQVKSGSVKEEMDAGLKTSRLGKKVLEAKDISKSFNGRTIIHQFSTLLQSGDRIAIVGPNGAGKTTLVNMFDGLLEPDEGIIERGTTVKIAYFKQHLPEMQENKRIIEYIRETSNDIEDGEGNRISASQMLERFLFPTSAHGTPIGKLSGGERKRLYLLKLLMEQPNVLLLDEPTNDLDLETLSVLETFIETFPGVVLTISHDRFFLDRTSTKLWVLDGMGNIETVFMSYTDYLEVARFKETSKPVSEPAMTEERTAEPVIETPAKKKPTYKEKREWETIEKDIEETEQAIAATETEMSTCGADYDKLRDLTKSLDALNEKYEYLIERWSILEELMDN; encoded by the coding sequence ATGAGTCAAATGATTATAGAAAATCTAACAAAAACGGTTGGTGAAAAAACATTATTTCGCGCAATCGATTTCACCATAACATCAGGAGAGAAAACGGGCCTGCTTGGCATAAATGGAACGGGAAAGTCTACGTTGCTCTCGATAATCGCCGGTACTGAAGATGCAGATACCATCTCTAAAGATCATCCGAATAATTATCGGATCGCGTATCTGCCGCAAGATCCAATCATCGATCCATCCTTAACTGTAATGGAAGCTGTGTTTCAAAGTGATGCCTCCGTTATTCGATTAAACTTAAATTATGAACACGCCTTGCAGGCGCTCACGGAAAATCCTGACTCTGAAGAAAATCAGGCCCGTTTTGCGACCTATCAAACACAGATGGATGAGCAAAATGCGTGGGATATAAATACACAAGCCCGAATGATTCTTTCAAAATTAGGAATTGAAACGTATGACAAAAAAATGGGCGAACTTTCAGGCGGTCAGCGGAAGCGTGTCATGCTTGCGAAAACACTCATTGAACCTGCAGATCTGCTGCTCCTTGACGAGCCAACGAACCATTTGGATGTCGCTTCAATTACTTGGCTGCAGGATTTCGTTAAGAATTTATCGGGCGCTGTATTATTTGTGACACACGATCGGTATTTCCTGGACGCAATCTCCACTTCGATTTTCGAACTTGCAGACCAAACGCTTTATGCGCACAAAGGCAACTATGGCGATTATATAGAGGCGAAAGCGCTTCGTGAGGAAATGAACGCCGCAACGGAAGATAAGCTTAAAAATCGCTATCGTTCAGAACTAAAATGGATACGGCGCGGTGCTAAAGCGAGATCTACAAAACAGAAAGCCAGAATTGGACGATTTGAAGAGCTTGAGCAGCAAGTGAAGAGCGGTTCCGTGAAAGAAGAGATGGATGCCGGGCTTAAAACTTCCCGATTAGGGAAAAAAGTCTTGGAAGCTAAAGACATCTCCAAGTCATTCAACGGCAGAACAATTATCCATCAATTTTCAACGCTTCTTCAATCAGGAGATCGCATTGCTATAGTCGGTCCGAATGGTGCCGGTAAAACAACCTTGGTCAACATGTTTGACGGTTTACTTGAACCGGACGAAGGAATCATCGAACGGGGAACAACAGTTAAAATTGCATACTTCAAACAGCATTTACCCGAAATGCAAGAAAACAAACGTATTATTGAATACATTCGGGAAACATCTAATGACATTGAAGATGGAGAAGGCAACCGAATATCGGCTTCTCAAATGCTGGAACGCTTTTTGTTCCCAACTTCTGCACACGGAACACCTATTGGCAAATTATCAGGCGGCGAGCGAAAGCGCTTATATCTGCTGAAGCTGCTTATGGAACAGCCAAATGTTCTCTTGCTGGATGAACCGACAAATGATTTGGACTTGGAGACGTTGTCCGTTCTTGAAACGTTCATAGAAACTTTCCCTGGCGTGGTACTTACGATTTCACACGACAGATTCTTTTTGGATCGTACGTCCACCAAACTTTGGGTCCTTGACGGGATGGGGAATATAGAGACGGTTTTCATGTCCTATACCGATTATTTAGAAGTTGCACGGTTCAAAGAAACTTCAAAGCCGGTCTCTGAACCTGCAATGACCGAAGAACGCACAGCAGAACCTGTAATTGAAACACCTGCTAAGAAGAAGCCGACGTACAAAGAAAAACGTGAATGGGAAACCATTGAAAAAGATATTGAAGAAACGGAACAAGCAATTGCGGCCACTGAAACGGAAATGAGTACTTGCGGTGCGGATTATGATAAATTAAGGGATCTGACAAAAAGCCTGGATGCGCTGAACGAAAAGTATGAGTACTTAATTGAACGCTGGTCAATTTTAGAAGAATTGATGGACAATTAA
- a CDS encoding thymidylate synthase, with translation MKQYLDLCQHVLDTGIQKGDRTGTGTLSVFGYQMRYDLQKGFPLMTTKKTAFRLIVSELLWFLKGDTNVRTLVEENNPIWDEWAFEKWVNSEEYTGPDMTDFGRRAPVDEEFRVQYKVEMEHFKKRIAEDDAFAETYGDLGPVYGKQWRSFGTGATETGRQPIDQIAQLIDGLKNNPDSRRHIVTAWNPSEIEDMALPPCHALFQFYVADGKLSCQLYQRSADIFIGVPFNIASYALLIHLIALETGLVPGEFIHTLGDAHIYSNHVNQVKEQLTREPRELPTISVNMEGKSIFDLTTSDIVLTNYNPHPKIKAPIAV, from the coding sequence ATGAAACAATATTTAGATCTTTGCCAGCATGTATTAGATACAGGAATTCAAAAAGGGGATCGCACTGGAACGGGCACATTAAGTGTATTCGGCTACCAGATGCGTTACGACTTACAAAAAGGGTTCCCTTTAATGACGACTAAAAAGACAGCATTTCGTTTAATTGTCTCAGAGCTTCTCTGGTTTTTAAAAGGAGATACAAACGTCCGCACATTGGTAGAAGAAAACAACCCGATTTGGGACGAGTGGGCGTTTGAGAAATGGGTAAACAGTGAAGAGTATACTGGACCTGATATGACGGATTTCGGAAGACGTGCACCCGTGGACGAAGAATTCCGTGTTCAGTATAAAGTTGAAATGGAACACTTTAAAAAACGAATTGCAGAAGATGATGCATTTGCAGAAACGTATGGTGACCTGGGACCCGTATACGGGAAACAATGGCGAAGCTTTGGAACCGGCGCGACTGAAACAGGACGGCAGCCGATTGACCAGATTGCCCAGCTGATCGACGGACTGAAAAACAATCCCGATTCAAGAAGACATATCGTAACCGCTTGGAATCCATCAGAAATTGAAGATATGGCGCTGCCGCCCTGCCATGCACTGTTCCAGTTTTATGTAGCAGATGGGAAACTATCGTGCCAGCTCTATCAACGAAGCGCAGATATCTTCATTGGTGTTCCATTTAACATTGCATCGTATGCTTTGCTCATTCATTTAATTGCTCTCGAGACAGGCTTGGTTCCAGGAGAATTTATCCACACATTAGGGGACGCTCATATTTATTCAAACCATGTCAATCAAGTAAAAGAGCAATTGACTCGAGAACCTCGTGAATTACCAACAATTAGTGTCAATATGGAAGGGAAATCAATATTCGATTTGACGACATCTGATATTGTCTTAACGAATTACAACCCGCATCCGAAAATCAAAGCACCGATTGCTGTTTAA
- a CDS encoding proline dehydrogenase family protein: MLKDLFMGLSQNQTLNSAAKKYGLKLGAQNVVAGTNIPETIESIKELNAHGISCTVDNLGEFVYNREEATAAKKQILSVIEAIHENGVDATISLKPSQLGLDIDPGFCEENLREIVSKANDYDIFVNFDMEDYDRLKPSFDLLDDLSKTYKNVGTVIQAYFFEAEDYMKQHQDFRLRIVKGAYKESPAVAYQDKADIDENFVKLIEWHLLNGKFTSIATHDHHVINHVKQFVKDNDISYDKFEFQMLYGFRKDMQLELAKEGYNFTTYVPFGEDWYGYFMRRLAERPQNMNLIVKQVFNKKTNTLIGLAAGAFALGRMTKRNK; this comes from the coding sequence ATGCTAAAAGATTTATTTATGGGTCTTTCCCAAAACCAGACATTAAACAGCGCAGCAAAAAAATACGGTCTAAAGCTGGGAGCTCAAAACGTAGTAGCAGGAACAAATATTCCTGAGACAATTGAAAGTATTAAGGAACTGAATGCGCACGGTATTTCTTGTACTGTCGACAATCTTGGTGAGTTCGTTTACAATCGCGAAGAAGCAACTGCTGCAAAAAAACAAATTTTAAGTGTGATTGAAGCAATTCATGAAAACGGTGTCGATGCTACGATTTCACTGAAGCCTTCTCAGCTCGGACTGGATATCGATCCGGGTTTCTGTGAAGAAAATTTGCGGGAAATCGTAAGTAAAGCGAACGACTACGATATTTTTGTTAACTTTGATATGGAAGACTATGATCGATTGAAGCCTTCATTCGATTTACTTGATGACTTATCAAAGACCTATAAAAATGTCGGAACAGTTATTCAAGCATACTTCTTCGAAGCAGAAGACTATATGAAACAGCATCAAGATTTCCGTCTGCGCATTGTAAAAGGAGCTTATAAAGAATCTCCAGCAGTTGCGTATCAAGACAAAGCGGATATCGATGAAAACTTTGTTAAATTAATTGAATGGCATTTATTGAACGGAAAGTTCACTTCGATTGCAACACATGATCACCATGTCATTAATCATGTGAAGCAATTTGTGAAAGATAATGATATTTCTTATGACAAGTTTGAATTCCAAATGCTTTATGGATTCCGTAAAGATATGCAATTAGAACTTGCCAAGGAAGGCTACAACTTCACGACGTACGTTCCTTTTGGAGAAGACTGGTATGGGTACTTCATGCGCCGTCTTGCAGAGCGTCCTCAAAACATGAATTTGATTGTGAAGCAAGTATTCAATAAAAAGACCAACACGCTAATTGGTCTGGCTGCGGGTGCATTTGCACTTGGCCGCATGACGAAACGAAATAAGTAA
- a CDS encoding peptide MFS transporter: MSQLSKKEIVESVPQKGFFGHPKGLFSLFFTEFWERFSYYGMRAILVFYMYYEVSKGGLGIDQGTALAIVSLYGSLVYMSGVIGGWLADRVFGTSRSVFFGGIFIMLGHIVLSFPGGLGMLFFSMALIVIGTGLLKPNVSSMVGDIYPAGDNRQDAGFSIFYMGINLGSFIAPLTAGTIGTEYNFHLGFSVAAFGMFLGLVMFVVTKKKNLGLAGTYVANPLSPAEKKKTIKIVGIAVIILAILVAIAIPTGYLTLNSFTALVGILGFAIPAAYFIVMYRSPKTTSDEKSRVLAYIPLFLAAVMFWSIAEQGSTILALYADKRTNLDFLGIHISPAWFQSLNPLFIIIFAPVFAWLWVKLGDRQPSIPHKFSLGLLFAGISFIVILLPGVLSGTDALVSPIWLALSIFTLVLGELCISPVGLSATTKLAPAAFTAQTMSLWFLSNAAAQALNAQLVKLYSADTEMLYFGIIGGVAIVLSIVVFFISPIISRYMKGVH; this comes from the coding sequence ATGTCACAGCTGTCAAAAAAGGAAATCGTTGAAAGTGTCCCTCAAAAAGGCTTCTTCGGTCATCCAAAAGGACTGTTCTCGTTATTCTTCACTGAATTTTGGGAGCGCTTTTCTTACTACGGAATGCGAGCTATTCTCGTCTTCTATATGTACTACGAAGTTTCAAAAGGCGGTCTTGGAATCGATCAGGGAACTGCTCTTGCAATTGTTTCCTTGTACGGATCACTCGTCTATATGTCAGGAGTTATTGGCGGCTGGTTAGCAGACCGGGTATTCGGTACGTCACGTTCTGTCTTCTTCGGCGGAATTTTCATAATGCTCGGGCATATTGTTCTTTCTTTCCCCGGAGGCCTTGGAATGCTCTTCTTCTCCATGGCGTTAATCGTCATTGGTACAGGGTTACTGAAGCCGAACGTATCAAGTATGGTTGGAGATATCTATCCTGCAGGTGACAATCGTCAGGATGCTGGATTCAGTATCTTCTATATGGGTATTAACCTGGGTAGTTTCATTGCACCTTTAACTGCCGGAACTATTGGAACAGAATACAATTTCCATTTAGGATTTAGTGTCGCTGCTTTTGGTATGTTCCTAGGACTGGTCATGTTTGTCGTAACAAAGAAAAAGAACTTAGGTCTCGCAGGAACTTATGTGGCAAACCCGCTTTCTCCTGCTGAGAAGAAAAAAACGATCAAAATTGTCGGAATTGCAGTTATTATATTAGCAATTCTAGTGGCAATCGCAATTCCAACTGGATATCTAACATTGAATTCCTTCACAGCTTTAGTTGGTATTCTTGGATTCGCTATTCCAGCTGCGTATTTCATCGTTATGTACCGAAGCCCTAAAACTACAAGTGATGAAAAGTCCCGAGTTCTGGCTTACATACCACTGTTCTTAGCAGCTGTTATGTTTTGGTCAATTGCAGAGCAAGGATCCACAATTTTAGCACTCTATGCAGATAAAAGAACGAACTTGGATTTCTTAGGCATTCACATATCACCTGCTTGGTTCCAGTCATTGAACCCGTTGTTCATCATCATTTTCGCGCCGGTGTTTGCATGGCTTTGGGTTAAGCTTGGAGACCGTCAACCTTCAATCCCTCATAAGTTCTCGCTCGGTTTGCTATTTGCCGGTATTTCATTTATCGTCATCTTGCTTCCTGGTGTCTTGAGCGGTACGGATGCTTTAGTTAGCCCGATTTGGCTGGCATTAAGTATTTTCACACTTGTACTTGGTGAATTGTGTATATCCCCAGTGGGATTATCCGCGACAACTAAACTTGCACCTGCTGCGTTTACTGCACAAACCATGAGCCTTTGGTTCTTGTCGAATGCAGCAGCTCAGGCATTGAATGCACAGCTTGTTAAATTGTATTCTGCAGATACTGAAATGCTTTATTTCGGAATTATCGGCGGAGTTGCAATCGTACTTTCAATCGTTGTATTCTTTATCTCGCCAATCATTTCTCGTTATATGAAGGGTGTTCATTAA
- a CDS encoding BrxA/BrxB family bacilliredoxin, with protein sequence MNAYEEYMQGIVQPMRKELVASGFTELLTEDDVTSVMEDHKGTALVVINSVCGCAAGLARPAVREALSQADQQPDHLFTVFAGQEKDATAKMRSYFSDVPPSSPSIAIVKNGELAYFIPREQIEGFEMEQVRDHLAGALNQVTTA encoded by the coding sequence ATGAATGCTTATGAAGAATACATGCAAGGAATTGTACAACCAATGCGAAAAGAGTTAGTAGCAAGCGGTTTTACGGAACTGCTTACAGAAGACGATGTTACCTCTGTGATGGAAGATCATAAGGGAACTGCACTCGTAGTGATCAATTCAGTTTGCGGATGTGCTGCTGGACTCGCCAGACCTGCTGTACGAGAAGCACTCAGTCAAGCGGATCAGCAGCCCGACCACTTGTTTACTGTATTTGCTGGGCAGGAAAAAGATGCGACTGCAAAAATGCGTTCTTATTTTTCTGACGTACCGCCAAGCTCACCGTCCATTGCAATTGTAAAAAATGGAGAGCTTGCGTACTTCATACCTCGAGAGCAAATCGAAGGATTTGAAATGGAACAAGTAAGAGACCACCTGGCAGGTGCCTTAAACCAAGTCACTACGGCATGA
- the trhA gene encoding PAQR family membrane homeostasis protein TrhA, which produces MESAFDYKTRKEERWNAITHGIGVLLSIPALVFLILKGVHQDNVLALVSYSIFGVSMILLYTMSTLLHSLPEKFKKLFSIFDHSAIYFLIAGTYTPFVLVAIGGSLGWTLFGIVWGLAIFGTLFKVFFIHRFEVVSLILYIVMGWLIIIAIKPLYATLTGTGITLLVAGGVLYTLGALVYAWRSLPYNHAIWHLFVLAGSASMYFSVLFFV; this is translated from the coding sequence ATGGAAAGCGCGTTTGACTATAAAACCCGCAAAGAGGAACGGTGGAATGCCATAACACATGGCATTGGAGTACTGTTAAGTATTCCAGCTCTCGTTTTCCTCATTTTAAAAGGGGTTCATCAAGACAATGTCCTTGCGCTCGTCAGTTATAGTATATTCGGTGTGTCGATGATATTGTTGTATACGATGAGTACACTTTTGCATAGCTTACCTGAAAAGTTCAAGAAACTGTTTTCGATATTCGATCACTCAGCAATCTACTTTTTGATCGCAGGTACGTATACCCCATTCGTACTGGTAGCGATCGGCGGTAGTTTGGGCTGGACTCTGTTCGGTATCGTATGGGGGCTGGCTATTTTTGGAACATTGTTTAAAGTGTTCTTCATCCACCGGTTTGAAGTCGTTTCCCTCATTCTTTATATCGTGATGGGATGGCTGATCATTATTGCAATAAAACCATTATACGCGACACTTACTGGTACAGGTATTACGCTGCTTGTTGCAGGCGGTGTGTTGTATACTCTTGGTGCTTTAGTGTATGCATGGCGCAGTCTCCCGTACAACCATGCAATTTGGCATCTTTTCGTTTTAGCTGGGAGCGCTTCCATGTATTTCAGTGTTTTGTTCTTTGTATAG